From Pandoraea norimbergensis, the proteins below share one genomic window:
- a CDS encoding MBL fold metallo-hydrolase, with product MTAPASCSSLHSRHSSHASGVFRHLRSRHPSFASVLARFAVCVVMTLGLVLALCGPASASSAGAHLPASASTPATQSAPSASASRLDGQGFAIERLDDGHYAIHEPGYWQRNVAYLIVGSERALLFDPGGSAGKDIRHAIAHLTDKPILVLPSHLHFDHIGGLKHFDDIALIDLPFTRQLIGDDGRVRVPAEIHLGKREGFDPPPFRVTQWLAPGSAIKLGGLTLDVLSLPGHSADSTALIERNGNRIWTGDHLYAGELLAHLPGSDVKQYLVSHRKLLEYVDTNTRIFGGHNGTPPHSDRNESTGRNAGDDIAITVLRRGDAYAFAEALERAVVREDDTTGGTPMEDTFGRGVRYPVNERMTLMEPARPEPVQ from the coding sequence ATGACAGCCCCTGCTTCTTGTTCTTCACTGCATTCGCGGCATTCCTCGCACGCCAGTGGCGTATTCCGTCACCTTCGCTCTCGCCACCCCTCGTTCGCAAGCGTTCTCGCTCGCTTCGCCGTCTGCGTCGTGATGACGCTCGGACTGGTGCTCGCGTTATGCGGTCCAGCCAGCGCGTCATCCGCCGGGGCCCACCTTCCGGCATCCGCATCCACACCGGCAACACAGTCAGCACCGAGCGCGTCAGCCTCACGACTCGACGGGCAAGGCTTTGCCATCGAACGGCTTGACGACGGTCACTACGCTATCCATGAGCCGGGGTACTGGCAGCGCAACGTCGCGTATCTGATCGTCGGAAGTGAGCGCGCCCTGCTGTTCGACCCGGGCGGCAGCGCCGGCAAGGATATTCGCCACGCGATTGCGCATCTGACGGACAAGCCGATTCTGGTACTCCCGTCGCATCTGCATTTCGATCACATCGGTGGCCTGAAACACTTCGATGACATTGCCCTCATCGATCTGCCCTTCACCCGCCAACTCATCGGCGACGACGGCCGCGTGCGGGTGCCCGCCGAGATACACCTCGGCAAGCGCGAAGGCTTTGATCCCCCCCCGTTTCGCGTGACCCAGTGGCTCGCCCCGGGTTCTGCGATCAAACTCGGCGGCCTGACGCTCGATGTGCTCTCCTTGCCCGGCCATAGCGCCGACTCCACCGCGCTGATCGAGCGCAACGGCAACCGCATCTGGACGGGCGATCATCTCTACGCGGGGGAGTTGCTGGCACATCTTCCCGGCAGTGACGTGAAGCAATACCTCGTCTCACACCGCAAGCTGCTGGAATACGTAGACACCAACACGCGGATCTTCGGCGGACACAATGGCACGCCACCTCACAGCGATCGCAACGAAAGCACCGGTCGCAATGCGGGCGACGATATCGCCATCACCGTGCTGCGCCGTGGCGATGCCTATGCATTCGCCGAAGCGCTAGAGCGGGCGGTCGTTCGCGAGGACGACACCACGGGCGGGACGCCCATGGAAGATACGTTCGGGCGCGGCGTGCGCTACCCCGTCAACGAGCGTATGACGCTTATGGAACCGGCGAGGCCCGAGCCGGTACAATAG
- the secD gene encoding protein translocase subunit SecD, with amino-acid sequence MNRYPLWKYIVILVALAIGVLYTLPNLFGETPAVQISSVKATVKVDPSTLARAEDALKAQNITYQGAVFDSTGSNPSVRIRFSDTDTQLRAKDLLQTSLNADPTDPTYVVALNLLSASPSWLTKMHALPMYLGLDLRGGVHFLLQVDMAGAITKRLDASAADARALLRDKNVRHNGVTRTDSGIEVAFTSQDESDRARGVLADGLPDLTYTTQAGPNGTFKVVGAFTEAARRAVQDNAVKQNIVTLHNRVNELGVAEPVIQQEGPDRIVVQLPGVQDTAKAKDIIGRTATLEARLADPDAPRLVTADTPVPPQDELFLHGNGAPVLLKRSVIFSGDRITSAAAGFDDHQQPSVNIKLDAAGGRVLRDVSRDNIGKPMAIVLFEKGKGEVLTVANIRSELGQSFQITGMGSAQGANDLALLLRAGSLAAPMEIIEERTIGPSLGADNVQKGVDSVLYGLIAIALFMMMYYMLFGVFSVIALLFNLLLLVAMLSLLQATLTLPGIAAIALTLGMAIDANVLINERIREELRAGASAQKAISLGFEHAWATILDSNVTTLIAGLALLAFGSGPVRAFAVVHCLGILTSMFSAVFFSRGLVNLWYGGRRKLKSLAIGQVWRPDGAKNAPDAGEQ; translated from the coding sequence ATGAATCGCTATCCTCTCTGGAAATACATCGTCATTCTGGTGGCTCTCGCCATCGGGGTGCTCTACACGCTGCCGAACTTGTTCGGTGAAACACCCGCGGTACAGATTTCCAGCGTCAAGGCGACCGTCAAGGTCGATCCCTCGACGCTCGCGCGCGCTGAAGACGCGCTCAAGGCGCAGAACATTACCTATCAAGGGGCAGTGTTCGACAGCACCGGTAGCAACCCGAGCGTGCGTATCCGCTTCTCGGATACCGACACGCAGCTGCGCGCCAAGGATCTTCTCCAGACGTCGCTGAACGCCGACCCCACCGACCCGACCTACGTCGTCGCGCTGAACCTGCTCTCGGCTTCGCCCTCGTGGCTGACCAAGATGCACGCGCTGCCGATGTATCTCGGTCTCGACTTGCGTGGCGGTGTGCACTTCCTGTTGCAAGTGGACATGGCCGGTGCCATCACGAAGCGTCTCGACGCCTCGGCCGCCGACGCCCGTGCCCTGCTGCGCGACAAGAACGTCCGTCACAACGGCGTGACGCGCACGGACAGCGGTATCGAAGTCGCTTTCACGAGTCAGGATGAATCCGATCGCGCCCGTGGCGTGCTCGCCGATGGCCTGCCCGATCTCACCTACACCACGCAAGCCGGTCCTAACGGCACGTTCAAGGTCGTGGGTGCGTTCACCGAAGCGGCCCGCCGCGCGGTGCAGGACAACGCCGTCAAGCAGAACATCGTCACGTTGCATAACCGCGTGAACGAACTCGGTGTGGCCGAGCCGGTGATCCAGCAGGAAGGCCCTGACCGTATCGTCGTGCAATTGCCGGGCGTGCAGGACACCGCCAAGGCGAAGGACATCATCGGCCGTACGGCAACGCTCGAAGCCCGTCTGGCAGACCCGGACGCCCCGCGTCTCGTGACGGCCGACACGCCGGTGCCGCCGCAGGACGAACTGTTCCTGCATGGCAATGGCGCGCCGGTGCTGCTCAAGCGTTCGGTGATCTTCAGCGGCGACCGCATCACCAGCGCCGCCGCCGGCTTCGACGATCACCAGCAACCGTCGGTAAACATCAAGCTCGACGCCGCCGGTGGCCGTGTGCTGCGCGACGTCTCGCGCGACAACATCGGCAAGCCGATGGCCATCGTGCTGTTCGAAAAGGGCAAGGGCGAAGTGCTGACGGTGGCGAACATCCGCAGCGAACTGGGTCAGAGCTTCCAGATCACCGGCATGGGCTCGGCACAGGGCGCCAACGATCTGGCGCTGCTGCTGCGCGCCGGTTCGCTGGCCGCGCCGATGGAAATCATCGAAGAACGTACGATCGGCCCGAGCCTCGGTGCCGATAACGTGCAAAAGGGTGTGGATTCGGTGCTGTACGGCCTGATCGCCATCGCCCTGTTCATGATGATGTACTACATGCTGTTCGGCGTGTTCTCGGTGATCGCCCTGCTGTTCAACCTGTTGCTGCTCGTCGCCATGCTGTCGCTGTTGCAGGCCACGCTCACGCTGCCGGGTATTGCCGCTATCGCGCTCACGCTCGGTATGGCCATCGACGCCAACGTGCTGATCAACGAGCGGATTCGTGAAGAACTGCGGGCCGGCGCTTCGGCGCAAAAGGCCATTTCGCTGGGCTTCGAACACGCCTGGGCCACGATTCTGGACTCGAACGTGACCACGCTGATCGCCGGTCTGGCGCTGCTGGCCTTCGGTTCGGGCCCGGTGCGCGCGTTTGCCGTGGTGCACTGCCTGGGTATCCTGACCTCGATGTTCTCTGCCGTGTTCTTCTCGCGCGGCTTGGTCAACCTGTGGTATGGCGGCCGTCGCAAGCTCAAATCGCTGGCGATCGGTCAAGTCTGGCGCCCGGACGGTGCGAAGAACGCACCCGACGCAGGCGAGCAATAA
- the yajC gene encoding preprotein translocase subunit YajC, translating into MSFLPLVLMFVVLYFIMIRPQMKRQKETRNMLAALAKGDEVVTSGGLAGRISKVGETFVTVEIAENVEINVQKGAITTLLPKGTIKAL; encoded by the coding sequence ATGAGCTTCCTGCCGCTCGTACTGATGTTCGTGGTGCTGTACTTCATCATGATCCGTCCGCAGATGAAGCGTCAGAAAGAAACCCGCAACATGCTGGCAGCGCTCGCCAAGGGCGACGAAGTCGTGACCTCGGGCGGCCTCGCCGGTCGTATCTCGAAGGTCGGTGAGACCTTCGTGACCGTTGAGATCGCCGAGAACGTCGAGATCAACGTGCAAAAGGGCGCTATCACGACCCTGCTGCCGAAGGGCACCATCAAGGCGCTCTGA
- the secF gene encoding protein translocase subunit SecF — protein MEFFRIKKDVPFMRHALIFNVISALTFVAAVFFLLTRGLHLSIEFTGGTVMEVAYTQAADLEKIRGEVGKLGYRDVQVQSFGTSRDVMIRLPIQTGTDGKQVTSAQQSDAVMGALKADAPDVQLRRVEFVGPQIGHELFTDGLLALTFVVVGIIIYLSFRFEWKFAVAGVIANLHDVVIILGFFAYFQWEFSLAVLAGVLAVLGYSVNESVVIFDRIRETFRKMRKATVQEVIDHAITTTMSRTIITHASTEMMVLSMFFFGGQTLHYFALALTVGILFGIYSSVFVAAALAMWFGVKREDLIKHNSKDEEEGSDRNDPNFGARV, from the coding sequence ATGGAATTTTTCCGTATCAAGAAAGACGTGCCGTTCATGCGGCATGCCCTGATCTTCAACGTTATTTCGGCGCTGACATTTGTCGCGGCCGTGTTCTTCCTGCTCACGCGCGGTCTGCATCTGTCGATCGAGTTCACGGGCGGGACGGTCATGGAAGTGGCCTACACGCAAGCGGCTGATCTCGAGAAGATTCGCGGCGAAGTCGGCAAGCTCGGCTATCGCGACGTGCAGGTGCAGAGCTTCGGCACCTCGCGCGACGTGATGATCCGTCTGCCGATTCAGACCGGCACGGACGGCAAGCAAGTCACCAGCGCCCAGCAGAGCGACGCCGTCATGGGCGCACTCAAGGCTGACGCGCCTGACGTGCAACTGCGCCGGGTGGAATTCGTCGGCCCGCAGATCGGCCACGAGCTCTTTACCGACGGGCTGCTGGCGCTGACGTTCGTGGTGGTCGGCATCATCATCTACCTGTCGTTCCGCTTCGAATGGAAATTCGCTGTGGCCGGCGTGATCGCCAACTTGCACGACGTGGTGATCATTCTGGGCTTCTTCGCGTACTTCCAGTGGGAGTTCTCGCTGGCGGTGCTCGCGGGGGTGTTGGCGGTGCTCGGCTACTCGGTGAACGAATCGGTCGTTATCTTCGACCGGATTCGCGAAACCTTCCGCAAGATGCGCAAGGCCACCGTGCAGGAAGTGATCGATCACGCCATTACGACGACCATGTCGCGTACGATCATCACCCACGCCAGTACGGAAATGATGGTGCTGTCGATGTTCTTCTTCGGCGGCCAGACGCTGCACTACTTCGCACTGGCACTGACCGTGGGTATTCTGTTCGGTATCTACTCGTCGGTGTTCGTGGCGGCAGCGCTTGCGATGTGGTTTGGCGTGAAGCGCGAAGACCTCATCAAGCACAACAGCAAGGACGAAGAAGAAGGTTCCGATCGTAACGATCCGAACTTTGGCGCACGAGTCTGA
- the tgt gene encoding tRNA guanosine(34) transglycosylase Tgt: protein MLKFELITTDGQARRGRVTLNHGVVETPIFMPVGTYGSVKAMSPVELVENNAQIILGNTFHLWLRPGLETIAAHGGLHKFMGWDKPILTDSGGFQVFSLGELRKISEEGVKFASPVNGDRLFLSPEISMQIQRVLNSDIVMQFDECTPYEIDGRPATETEAGQSMRMSMRWAKRSIDEFNKLENPNALFGIVQGGMYENLRDESLAGLSELPFHGYAIGGLSVGEPKEDMMRVLNHVAPRLPADKPHYLMGVGTPEDLVAGVAAGVDMFDCVMPTRNARNGWLFTRFGDLKIRNASHKTDTRPLDETCGCYACRNFSRAYLHHLQRAGEILGARLNTIHNLHYYLTLMQEIRDAIEAHRFDAFVAQFRADRARGVQ, encoded by the coding sequence ATGCTCAAGTTCGAACTCATCACCACCGACGGACAAGCCCGTCGGGGGCGCGTCACGCTCAATCACGGCGTGGTCGAGACGCCCATCTTCATGCCCGTGGGCACCTACGGCTCGGTCAAGGCGATGTCGCCCGTCGAGCTGGTCGAAAACAACGCCCAGATCATCCTCGGCAATACCTTCCACCTGTGGCTGCGCCCGGGGCTGGAAACGATTGCCGCGCACGGCGGGCTGCACAAGTTCATGGGCTGGGACAAGCCGATCCTGACCGATTCGGGCGGTTTTCAGGTCTTCAGCCTCGGTGAACTGCGCAAAATCAGCGAAGAAGGCGTGAAATTCGCCTCGCCGGTCAACGGCGACCGGCTTTTCCTCTCCCCTGAAATCTCGATGCAGATTCAGCGCGTGCTGAATTCGGACATCGTGATGCAGTTCGACGAGTGCACACCGTACGAGATCGACGGCCGTCCGGCCACCGAAACCGAGGCCGGTCAGTCGATGCGCATGTCGATGCGCTGGGCCAAGCGCTCGATCGACGAATTTAACAAATTGGAAAACCCGAACGCGTTGTTCGGCATCGTGCAGGGCGGGATGTACGAGAACCTGCGCGACGAGTCGCTCGCCGGGCTGTCGGAATTGCCGTTCCACGGCTACGCAATCGGCGGGTTGTCGGTCGGTGAGCCGAAGGAAGACATGATGCGCGTGCTCAATCACGTTGCCCCGCGCCTGCCGGCGGACAAGCCGCATTACCTGATGGGCGTGGGCACACCGGAAGATCTGGTGGCGGGCGTGGCCGCAGGCGTGGACATGTTCGATTGCGTCATGCCGACCCGCAACGCACGTAACGGCTGGCTGTTCACGCGTTTTGGTGATCTGAAAATTCGCAACGCGTCGCACAAGACGGACACGCGCCCGCTGGACGAAACTTGCGGCTGTTACGCCTGTCGAAACTTTTCGCGCGCCTATCTGCACCACTTGCAGCGAGCCGGGGAGATTCTGGGCGCGCGGCTCAACACCATCCACAACCTGCATTACTATCTGACGCTGATGCAGGAAATCCGGGATGCCATCGAGGCCCACCGTTTCGACGCTTTCGTCGCCCAATTCCGGGCCGATCGCGCGCGCGGCGTGCAGTGA
- the queA gene encoding tRNA preQ1(34) S-adenosylmethionine ribosyltransferase-isomerase QueA, whose translation MYTLSDFDFDLPPELIAQTALAERSASRLLEVDGSVTPPHLYDRRFADLPGLLAPGDLLVFNDTRVIKARLFGQKASGGKIEVLVERVIDSTTVLAQIRASKSPGPGTVLRLADAFEVTVGARVDQFYTLHFPSDCYPLLETYGRLPLPPYIAHEADAGDETRYQTVYARNPGAVAAPTAGLHFDDALFERLDALGVQRATLTLHVGAGTFQPVRVENLGEHKMHSEWYEITPELVEAIAATRARGGRVIAVGTTSMRALESAAQATLAAGGEAGTLRAGSTETDIFITPGYRFQLVDRMITNFHLPKSTLLMLVSAFSGMETIRAAYRHAIEQRYRFFSYGDAMILSRVEMHEAPRAAA comes from the coding sequence ATGTATACCCTTTCCGATTTCGATTTCGACCTGCCGCCCGAACTGATCGCGCAGACCGCGCTCGCCGAGCGCTCCGCAAGCCGCCTGCTGGAGGTCGACGGCAGCGTCACGCCGCCGCATCTCTACGACCGCCGCTTTGCCGACCTGCCGGGCCTGCTGGCACCGGGCGACCTGCTGGTGTTCAACGACACCCGCGTCATCAAGGCCCGCCTGTTCGGCCAGAAAGCGAGCGGCGGCAAGATCGAAGTGCTCGTCGAGCGCGTGATCGACAGCACCACCGTGCTTGCCCAGATCCGCGCCAGCAAGAGCCCGGGCCCCGGCACCGTCCTGCGACTGGCCGACGCCTTCGAAGTCACCGTCGGCGCGCGTGTCGACCAGTTCTACACCCTGCATTTCCCGAGCGACTGCTACCCGTTGCTGGAAACTTACGGCCGCCTGCCGTTGCCTCCGTATATCGCTCACGAGGCCGATGCCGGTGACGAGACGCGTTATCAGACCGTCTACGCCCGTAACCCGGGCGCTGTGGCTGCACCGACGGCCGGTCTGCACTTCGACGATGCCCTGTTTGAACGGCTCGACGCGCTGGGCGTGCAGCGCGCGACGCTCACGCTACACGTGGGCGCGGGCACGTTCCAGCCGGTGCGCGTAGAAAATCTTGGCGAACACAAGATGCACTCGGAGTGGTACGAAATCACGCCCGAACTGGTCGAGGCGATTGCCGCCACCCGGGCACGCGGCGGCCGTGTGATCGCGGTCGGCACGACGTCGATGCGCGCGCTGGAGTCTGCCGCACAAGCGACGTTGGCTGCGGGCGGCGAGGCGGGTACGCTGCGCGCGGGCAGCACCGAGACCGACATCTTCATCACGCCGGGGTACCGGTTCCAGTTGGTCGACCGGATGATCACCAATTTCCACCTGCCCAAGTCGACGCTGCTCATGCTCGTGTCGGCGTTCTCGGGCATGGAGACGATCCGCGCGGCCTATCGCCACGCCATCGAGCAACGCTACCGCTTCTTCAGCTATGGCGACGCGATGATCCTGTCGCGCGTGGAAATGCACGAGGCGCCGAGGGCCGCGGCTTGA